The proteins below come from a single Micromonospora citrea genomic window:
- a CDS encoding AEC family transporter: protein MLTGFAVIATVIAVGYALGRLGVLGPEAATVLSRVAFFVATPALLFQTVARADVPAIVSSALVVTVASTVAVASLYVAVARLRWRRSVAEATIGALASSYVNAANIGIPVAVYVLGDASFVAPVLMFQLVVVTPVAYALLEAATAKRRPSPGTVVLQPLTNPVTVACALGVAASLTGWLPPEPVLRPIALVAAMAVPATLIAYGVSLHGAARPGSGDTGRDVRLAVVLKTVVQPAVAYLVARFAMGLPAALVLACTVTAALPTAQNVFVYAVRFDRGTVLARDSILLSTVTAVPVLIGVAVLVG from the coding sequence GTGCTGACGGGCTTCGCCGTCATCGCCACGGTCATCGCCGTCGGCTATGCGCTCGGTCGCCTCGGGGTACTGGGGCCGGAGGCTGCCACCGTCCTCTCCCGGGTCGCGTTCTTCGTGGCGACCCCGGCGCTGCTGTTCCAGACGGTGGCCCGGGCCGACGTGCCCGCGATCGTCTCGTCCGCCCTGGTCGTGACGGTGGCGAGCACCGTCGCCGTGGCGTCGCTGTACGTGGCCGTCGCCCGGCTGCGCTGGCGTCGCTCCGTCGCGGAGGCGACGATCGGGGCGCTGGCCTCGTCGTACGTCAACGCGGCGAACATCGGCATCCCGGTCGCCGTCTACGTCCTCGGCGACGCCTCGTTCGTCGCACCCGTCCTGATGTTCCAGCTGGTCGTCGTGACGCCTGTCGCGTACGCCCTCCTCGAGGCGGCCACGGCGAAGCGGCGACCGTCGCCCGGCACCGTGGTGCTCCAGCCGCTCACCAACCCGGTCACCGTGGCGTGCGCGCTGGGCGTCGCGGCCAGTTTGACGGGGTGGCTGCCGCCGGAGCCGGTGCTGCGGCCGATCGCGCTCGTCGCGGCGATGGCGGTCCCCGCCACGCTGATCGCGTACGGCGTCTCCCTGCACGGCGCGGCGCGGCCCGGCTCCGGCGACACCGGTCGGGACGTACGCCTCGCGGTCGTCCTCAAGACCGTGGTCCAGCCCGCCGTGGCCTACCTCGTCGCGCGCTTCGCGATGGGGCTGCCGGCCGCCCTCGTGCTGGCCTGCACGGTCACCGCCGCACTGCCGACGGCGCAGAACGTCTTCGTGTACGCGGTCCGCTTCGACCGGGGCACGGTCCTGGCGCGCGACTCGATCCTGCTGTCGACGGTGACCGCCGTGCCCGTGCTGATCGGGGTCGCGGTGCTGGTGGGCTGA